The Pyrus communis chromosome 9, drPyrComm1.1, whole genome shotgun sequence genome has a segment encoding these proteins:
- the LOC137746066 gene encoding probable WRKY transcription factor 26: MTSSFTHLLTSNMENSGIGQDRTNWGGLFSDYSSNPIRFTDRNGTDIPKFKSLQPPSLPLSPPPVSPSSYLASTPAFSPADFLSSPMFLSYNLESPTTGAFSSQVFDWMNDTKDTQQGIKDREEPKMFSDFSFQPESRPATNLQSSSSMVSVEEPFKRERQAWDFNAEKAGVKSEFEPIEANTQSNELNGAPKSDYLHSNQSSQYAREQKSDDGFNWRKYGQKQVKGSENPRSYYKCTFPNCPTKKKVERSLDGQITQIVYKGNHNHHKPQSTRRSSSNSIQGSFYGISDQSVPTLSNPKVESVSLQEDSSTSIGEDEFEQNSPISNSVGAEDENEPEAKRWKGDNANDQSYASSGGRIVKEPRIVVQTTSEIDILDDGYRWRKYGQKVVKGNPNPRSYYKCTSVGCPVRKHVERASQDTRAVITTYEGKHNHDVPAARGSGNYSNASRPTADNSSNNVSMAVRPLALPNHSNLSYLNSLQNRTQPATTENQSYTLKMLQSAGSHGFSDF; the protein is encoded by the exons ATGACTTCTTCCTTCACTCACCTCCTCACAAGCAACATGGAGAACAGCGGGATTGGACAGGACAGGACTAATTGGGGGGGACTATTCTCGGACTATTCTTCTAATCCGATCCGGTTCACGGACAGAAACGGGACTGACATCCCCAAGTTCAAGTCACTCCAGCCTCCTTCTCtgcctctctctcctccccctGTTTCCCCTTCTTCTTACTTGGCTTCCACGCCGGCTTTTAGTCCCGCCGATTTTCTCAGCTCACCCATGTTCCTCTCATAT aaTCTTGAATCTCCAACAACAGGAGCTTTTTCGAGTCAGGTTTTCGATTGGATGAATGATACTAAAGACACCCAGCAAGGAATTAAGGATAGAGAGGAGCCGAAAATGTTCTCCGATTTCTCGTTCCAACCCGAATCGAGGCCTGCTACTAATCTTCAATCTTCTTCTAGCATGGTTTCAGTG GAAGAACCATTCAAAAGAGAAAGGCAAGCATGGGATTTTAATGCTGAGAAGGCGGGAGTGAAGTCCGAATTCGAGCCAATCGAAGCGAATACGCAGAGTAATGAACTTAATGGTGCTCCAAAGTCCGATTACTTGCATTCTAATCAATCTTCGCAATATGCCCGAGAACAAAAATCGGATGATGGGTTCAATTGGAGGAAGTATGGGCAGAAACAAGTGAAGGGTAGCGAAAATCCGCGGAGTTATTACAAGTGCACGTTTCCGAATTGCCCCACAAAGAAGAAGGTTGAGAGATCATTGGATGGACAGATTACTCAAATTGTGTACAAGGGTAATCACAACCATCATAAGCCTCAGTCTACAAGAAGATCAAGCTCTAACTCGATTCAGGGTTCTTTCTATGGAATCTCTGATCAATCCGTTCCGACGTTGTCCAATCCGAAAGTTGAGTCCGTCTCACTACAGGAGGATTCTTCTACCTCAATTGGAGAGGATGAGTTTGAACAGAACTCTCCAATAAGTAATTCAGTAGGAGCTGAAGATGAAAACGAACCTGAGGCGAAAAGATG GAAGGGAGACAATGCAAATGATCAGTCATATGCATCTTCTGGCGGTAGAATTGTGAAAGAACCGAGAATTGTAGTGCAGACAACGAGCGAAATCGATATTCTGGATGACGGGTATAGGTGGAGGAAATATGGACAGAAAGTAGTGAAGGGAAATCCAAATCCAAG GAGCTACTACAAATGCACGTCCGTAGGTTGTCCAGTGAGGAAACATGTGGAGAGAGCATCGCAGGACACAAGGGCGGTGATCACCACGTACGAAGGGAAGCACAACCACGATGTTCCGGCTGCGCGAGGCAGCGGGAATTATAGCAATGCAAGTAGACCTACTGCCGATAATAGCAGCAACAATGTGTCCATGGCTGTGAGGCCCTTGGCATTACCTAACCATTCTAATTTGAGCTACCTCAACTCTCTTCAGAACAGAACGCAGCCAGCAACCACTGAAAACCAATCGTACACTCTCAAAATGTTGCAGAGTGCGGGAAGTCATGGATTTTCTGACTTCTGA
- the LOC137746067 gene encoding CASP-like protein 4B1: protein MTNQDDTPPMQEERAAGSPPPVVPTAPPINDVENQTPSHARTTGTGIGVGGILRRWKREDLLRRGSLALRGLALVFSLLAFIIMASNKHGHGNNFDEYEEYRYVLAIAILATLYTVLQSFRHARELSTGREMSQRRTSALADFIGDQIMAYLLISSSSSAIPLTNRMREYQNNLFTDAVASAISMAFLAFVALALSALISSYKLSTQSYI from the exons ATGACCAATCAAGACGACACGCCCCCGATGCAGGAAGAACGGGCAGCCGGATCACCGCCGCCAGTTGTTCCCACGGCTCCACCGATTAATGATGTGGAGAACCAGACCCCGTCCCACGCCAGGACTACTGGGACGGGGATTGGGGTCGGGGGGATCCTGCGGCGGTGGAAGAGGGAGGACTTGTTGAGGAGAGGCTCTCTGGCTCTGAGGGGACTTGCTTTGGTTTTTTCATTGCTGGCCTTCATCATCATGGCCAGCAACAAGCACGGCCACGGGAACAATTTCGACGAATATGAAGAATACAG GTATGTGTTGGCTATAGCTATTCTGGCGACGTTGTACACAGTGCTGCAATCATTCAGACATGCACGCGAGCTTTCCACCGGCAGAGAAATGTCTCAGCGACGGACGTCGGCGTTGGCTGACTTCATCGGCGATCAG ATTATGGCCTATTTACTGATATCGTCGTCATCGTCGGCGATTCCGTTAACGAATAGAATGAGAGAATATCAAAACAACCTATTCACAGACGCCGTAGCATCCGCCATTAGCATGGCCTTTCTTGCTTTCGTTGCTCTTGCACTATCGGCTCTAATTTCCAGTTACAAATTATCGACTCAATCTTACATCTGA
- the LOC137745470 gene encoding uncharacterized protein, which translates to MEPGAAAAGKPGQLKNVFVRLFLVGVLIVLCRFAYVVTVTGESCELGDFCFFSLPENLNFVIANTGGTAIAVRNEAVPSILAGSTKPDLYTSKDWIKAVHFYSAVFQDLMSQGFLSRKAKSLCVETPAGHDVYALRESGVKGAVGVFKKASRPLVIPGEAHRLPFADNSFDFVFSAGGRLEKSPKPADFAAEIVRTLKPEGFAVVHVGARDTYSFHSFIELFNCSKLVTSRDIDGFDSSMPKIREMVLRKDCGESEGFGHRVENPGGSAGNKCSVPGHKMELIRRAEPLIEIEPLKPWITLKKNIQNVKYLPTMADISFKKRYAYVDVGARSYGSSIGSWFKKQYPKQNKTFEVFAIEADKTFHDQYKLKKGVTLLPYAAWVRNETLSFEINGDPGEKVKDKGRGMGRIQPANPANGGFNGEVDRIQGFDFANWLKNTFSEKDFVVMKMDVEGTEFDLIPRLFETGAICLIDEVFLECHYNRWQRCCPGERSSKYEKSYGQCLDLLASLRQSGVLVHQWW; encoded by the coding sequence ATGGAACCCGGCGCCGCCGCAGCAGGAAAGCCAGGCCAACTGAAAAACGTTTTTGTACGGTTGTTTTTGGTCGGCGTTTTGATCGTGCTCTGTCGCTTCGCCTACGTCGTCACCGTCACCGGCGAGTCGTGCGAGCTCGGGGACTTCTGCTTCTTCTCTCTCCCGGAAAATCTCAACTTCGTTATAGCGAATACTGGCGGTACGGCCATCGCTGTAAGAAATGAAGCCGTTCCGTCGATTTTGGCGGGGTCCACGAAGCCCGATCTCTACACCAGCAAGGACTGGATCAAGGCCGTCCATTTCTACTCCGCCGTGTTCCAGGATCTCATGTCTCAGGGCTTCCTCTCCCGGAAAGCCAAGTCGCTCTGCGTCGAGACCCCCGCCGGGCACGACGTCTACGCCCTGAGAGAGTCCGGCGTCAAGGGCGCGGTCGGTGTTTTCAAGAAAGCGTCGAGGCCTTTGGTAATTCCCGGCGAAGCGCACCGTTTGCCGTTCGCTGACAACAGCTTTGACTTTGTTTTCTCCGCCGGCGGACGGCTCGAGAAGTCACCAAAGCCGGCGGATTTCGCCGCTGAGATCGTGCGGACGCTGAAGCCCGAAGGGTTTGCGGTGGTCCACGTCGGCGCGAGAGACACTTACAGCTTCCATTCGTTTATTGAATTGTTCAATTGCAGCAAGCTCGTGACTTCGCGCGACATCGACGGCTTCGATTCGTCGATGCCGAAGATTCGCGAGATGGTTTTGAGGAAGGATTGCGGCGAGAGTGAGGGTTTCGGTCACAGGGTCGAGAACCCTGGTGGCAGTGCTGGTAATAAGTGCTCAGTTCCTGGGCATAAGATGGAGCTCATCAGAAGGGCCGAGCCTTTGATTGAAATAGAGCCGTTGAAGCCGTGGATTACTCTGAAGAAGAACATACAGAACGTGAAGTACCTCCCAACAATGGCGGATATAAGCTTCAAGAAGCGGTATGCTTACGTGGATGTCGGAGCTCGGAGCTATGGCTCCAGCATTGGCAGCTGGTTCAAGAAGCAGTACCCGAAACAGAACAAGACTTTCGAAGTTTTCGCCATTGAAGCCGATAAGACTTTTCATGACCAGTACAAGTTGAAGAAGGGGGTCACATTGCTGCCTTACGCAGCTTGGGTGAGGAACGAGACATTGTCCTTCGAGATCAATGGCGACCCGGGTGAGAAGGTGAAGGATAAAGGGAGAGGAATGGGGAGGATCCAGCCGGCGAATCCAGCCAATGGCGGGTTTAACGGAGAGGTGGATCGGATTCAGGGGTTTGATTTCGCAAATTGGTTGAAGAACACCTTTTCGGAAAAGGATTTTGTGGTGATGAAGATGGATGTGGAAGGGACGGAATTTGATTTGATTCCGAGGCTTTTCGAGACAGGGGCAATCTGTTTGATCGACGAGGTTTTTCTCGAGTGCCATTACAATCGGTGGCAGAGGTGTTGCCCCGGCGAGAGGAGTTCGAAGTATGAGAAGAGTTACGGTCAGTGTTTGGACCTGTTGGCTTCACTGAGACAAAGTGGAGTTCTTGTTCATCAATGGTGGTAA
- the LOC137746234 gene encoding probable protein phosphatase 2C 65 isoform X1, with product MGACCSKEKLHGGGYMEDDRMANRNEYSETDKEEDSVRCGDDGARIRLEGCSRNISMYTQQGRKGINQDAMTVWEDFTEKGMHFCGVFDGHGPDGHKVARCVRDNLPSKLSEVIKIYQLNTGIFSDINVAGSEHNANNGKSHDRKASSDLSLPSWEASFVKSFKEMDEELSLDNTIDSFCSGSTAVTVVKQGDHLVIANLGDSRAVLGTRSGEKNQIVPVQLTVDLKPDTPSEAERIMKCKGRILSVEGEPQVFRLWMPDEDCPGLAMARAFGDFCVKDYGLTSSPEVFYRKISSDDEFVVLATDGIWDALTNSDVVKIVASARKRSMAAELLVKRAVRAWKRKFPQSKIDDCAVICLFLKDQPASSLTQSDSHASRVGKGNDSELSLSYYSKRSNVASDQGGPASEINSKMMEDEKDTVLNCNVSQDAKEEWKAIKGVDRVNTMLKLPQFSNGLSRRKTSKDYEEVEAH from the exons ATGGGAGCTTGTTGTAGCAAGGAGAAATTGCATGGAGGAGGGTACATGGAGGATGATCGTATGGCCAATCGGAATGAGTATTCCGAAACTGATAAGGAAGAGGATAGTGTAAGGTGTGGGGACGATGGGGCACGCATAAGGTTGGAAGGGTGTTCTAGGAACATATCCATGTACACCCAGCAAGGAAGAAAAGGGATCAATCAAGATGCAATGACAGTTTGGGAG GACTTTACTGAGAAAGGCATGCACTTCTGCGGTGTGTTTGATGGTCATGGCCCCGACGGTCACAAAGTTGCAAGATGTGTACGTGACAATTTACCCTCAAAGCTCTCCGAAGTCATCAAAATTTACCAGCTCAACACCGGCATATTCAGCGACATCAATGTTGCCGGAAGCGAGCACAATGCAAACAACGGTAAAAGTCACGATAGGAAAGCCAGTAGCGATCTCTCTCTTCCGTCATGGGAAGCCAGTTTCGTTAAATCATTCAAGGAAATGGATGAAGAACTGAGCCTCGATAACACCATTGATAGCTTCTGCAGTGGTTCAACAGCTGTAACTGTAGTTAAACAG GGTGATCATTTGGTGATTGCCAACTTAGGCGATTCTCGTGCAGTTCTTGGAACTAGATCAGGAGAGAAAAACCAAATCGTTCCTGTCCAGCTCACAGTTGATTTGAAACCTGATACTCCAA GTGAAGCTGAGCGAATTATGAAATGCAAAGGCAGGATTTTATCAGTGGAGGGAGAACCACAAGTGTTTAGATTATGGATGCCGGATGAAGACTGCCCTGGTCTTGCAATGGCAAGAGCTTTCGGGGATTTCTGTGTCAAAGATTACGGTCTAACCTCAAGTCCGGAAGTTTTCTACAGGAAGATATCAAGTGATGATGAATTTGTGGTCTTGGCAACTGATGgg ATTTGGGATGCTTTAACAAACAGTGATGTGGTAAAGATAGTTGCATCAGCAAGGAAGCGATCCATGGCAGCAGAATTACTAGTAAAGCGTGCAGTTAGAGCTTGGAAACGAAAGTTCCCCCAATCGAAAATTGATGATTGTGCGGTTATATGCTTGTTCCTGAAAGACCAACCTGCTTCTTCATTAACACAATCCGATTCCCATGCGAGCCGTGTAGGCAAAGGAAATGACTCTGAGCTTTCCCTTTCTTACTATAGCAAAAGATCGAATGTTGCAAGCGATCAGGGAGGCCCTGCATCCGAGATCAACAGCAAGATGATGGAGGATGAGAAGGATACCGTGTTGAACTGTAATGTCTCACAAGACGCAAAGGAAGAGTGGAAAGCCATTAAAGGTGTTGACAGAGTAAATACCATGTTGAAGCTTCCTCAATTTTCTAATGGTTTGAGTCGGAGGAAAACATCGAAGGATTACGAAGAGGTTGAAGCTCATTGA
- the LOC137746234 gene encoding probable protein phosphatase 2C 65 isoform X2, translating to MSNLGEGSCFRSIPFSLYIHDFLDTKTCSFQDFTEKGMHFCGVFDGHGPDGHKVARCVRDNLPSKLSEVIKIYQLNTGIFSDINVAGSEHNANNGKSHDRKASSDLSLPSWEASFVKSFKEMDEELSLDNTIDSFCSGSTAVTVVKQGDHLVIANLGDSRAVLGTRSGEKNQIVPVQLTVDLKPDTPSEAERIMKCKGRILSVEGEPQVFRLWMPDEDCPGLAMARAFGDFCVKDYGLTSSPEVFYRKISSDDEFVVLATDGIWDALTNSDVVKIVASARKRSMAAELLVKRAVRAWKRKFPQSKIDDCAVICLFLKDQPASSLTQSDSHASRVGKGNDSELSLSYYSKRSNVASDQGGPASEINSKMMEDEKDTVLNCNVSQDAKEEWKAIKGVDRVNTMLKLPQFSNGLSRRKTSKDYEEVEAH from the exons ATGAGTAATTTGGGAGAGGGTAGTTGTTTCCGTTCAATTCCCTTCTCCCTCTATATTCATGATTTTCTTGATACCAAAACCTGCTCATTCCAA GACTTTACTGAGAAAGGCATGCACTTCTGCGGTGTGTTTGATGGTCATGGCCCCGACGGTCACAAAGTTGCAAGATGTGTACGTGACAATTTACCCTCAAAGCTCTCCGAAGTCATCAAAATTTACCAGCTCAACACCGGCATATTCAGCGACATCAATGTTGCCGGAAGCGAGCACAATGCAAACAACGGTAAAAGTCACGATAGGAAAGCCAGTAGCGATCTCTCTCTTCCGTCATGGGAAGCCAGTTTCGTTAAATCATTCAAGGAAATGGATGAAGAACTGAGCCTCGATAACACCATTGATAGCTTCTGCAGTGGTTCAACAGCTGTAACTGTAGTTAAACAG GGTGATCATTTGGTGATTGCCAACTTAGGCGATTCTCGTGCAGTTCTTGGAACTAGATCAGGAGAGAAAAACCAAATCGTTCCTGTCCAGCTCACAGTTGATTTGAAACCTGATACTCCAA GTGAAGCTGAGCGAATTATGAAATGCAAAGGCAGGATTTTATCAGTGGAGGGAGAACCACAAGTGTTTAGATTATGGATGCCGGATGAAGACTGCCCTGGTCTTGCAATGGCAAGAGCTTTCGGGGATTTCTGTGTCAAAGATTACGGTCTAACCTCAAGTCCGGAAGTTTTCTACAGGAAGATATCAAGTGATGATGAATTTGTGGTCTTGGCAACTGATGgg ATTTGGGATGCTTTAACAAACAGTGATGTGGTAAAGATAGTTGCATCAGCAAGGAAGCGATCCATGGCAGCAGAATTACTAGTAAAGCGTGCAGTTAGAGCTTGGAAACGAAAGTTCCCCCAATCGAAAATTGATGATTGTGCGGTTATATGCTTGTTCCTGAAAGACCAACCTGCTTCTTCATTAACACAATCCGATTCCCATGCGAGCCGTGTAGGCAAAGGAAATGACTCTGAGCTTTCCCTTTCTTACTATAGCAAAAGATCGAATGTTGCAAGCGATCAGGGAGGCCCTGCATCCGAGATCAACAGCAAGATGATGGAGGATGAGAAGGATACCGTGTTGAACTGTAATGTCTCACAAGACGCAAAGGAAGAGTGGAAAGCCATTAAAGGTGTTGACAGAGTAAATACCATGTTGAAGCTTCCTCAATTTTCTAATGGTTTGAGTCGGAGGAAAACATCGAAGGATTACGAAGAGGTTGAAGCTCATTGA
- the LOC137745049 gene encoding patellin-6-like translates to MDQKTPLQALPEASPKPSKKSFVTSLMSPRTPSFHEDTYFVSNLKSSEKKSLQELKDKLAASDSSSATMWGIPLLGNDEKADVVLLKFLRARDFRVPDTFTMLTKCLAWRKEFGADSVVEEDLGFKELEGVVAYMHGFDKQGHPVCYNDYGVFKDKEMYERTFGDDEKLKKFLRWRVQVLERGINALHFKPGGINSLIQVTDLKDMPKRELRVASNQILSLFQDNYPEMVARKIFINVPWYFSVLYSMFSPFLTQRTKSKFVMAKEGNVAETLYKFIRPEDVPVQYGGLSRPSDAQNGPPKPASEFTVKGGEKVNIQIEGIEADATITWDIVVGGWDLEYTAEFVPSAEGSYTIQVETPRKVMPSEEAIHSSFTPSEAGKMVFSVDNSASRRKKVAAYRYIVCKSAPV, encoded by the exons ATGGACCAGAAAACCCCTCTGCAAGCCCTCCCGGAAGCCTCCCCAAAACCCAGCAAGAAAAGCTTCGTCACGTCCCTAATGTCCCCCCGCACCCCCTCCTTCCATGAAGACACCTACTTCGTCTCCAACCTCAAATCCTCCGAAAAGAAATCCCTCCAAGAACTCAAAGACAAGCTCGCCGCCTCGGACTCCTCCTCCGCCACCATGTGGGGCATTCCCCTTCTGGGAAACGACGAAAAGGCCGACGTCGTCCTCCTTAAGTTCCTCCGCGCCAGGGACTTCCGCGTCCCCGACACTTTCACCATGCTAACCAAATGCCTGGCGTGGCGGAAGGAGTTCGGCGCCGACAGCGTCGTGGAGGAGGACTTGGGGTTCAAGGAGCTGGAGGGGGTGGTGGCGTACATGCACGGATTCGACAAACAGGGGCACCCTGTTTGCTACAACGACTATGGAGTTTTTAAAGATAAGGAAATGTATGAGAGGACTTTCGGGGACGATGAGAAGCTGAAGAAGTTTCTGAGGTGGAGAGTGCAGGTTCTTGAGAGGGGGATCAATGCCCTGCACTTTAAGCCAGGTGGGATCAATTCGCTAATTCAAGTCACTGATCTGAAGGACATGCCTAAAAGGGAGCTCAGGGTTGCTTCCAACCAGATCCTCTCTCTGTTTCAGGACAACTATCCTGAAATGGTTGCAAGAAAG ATTTTCATCAATGTGCCGTGGTACTTCAGTGTTTTGTATTCGATGTTCAGCCCATTTCTGACTCAGAGAACAAAGAGCAAGTTTGTGATGGCCAAGGAAGGAAATGTTGCAGAAACACTATACAA GTTCATAAGGCCCGAGGATGTTCCGGTTCAGTACGGAGGCCTGAGTCGACCGAGTGATGCGCAAAACGGCCCCCCCAAACCAGCTTCCGAGTTCACTGTCAAAGGAGGAGAGAAAGTGAACATACAGATTGAGGGCATTGAG GCTGATGCAACAATCACATGGGACATAGTAGTGGGAGGGTGGGACTTGGAGTACACTGCAGAGTTCGTGCCTAGTGCAGAAGGCAGCTACACTATCCAAGTGGAGACGCCAAGAAAAGTGATGCCCTCTGAAGAAGCAATCCACAGCTCCTTTACTCCTAGTGAAGCAGGCAAGATGGTTTTCTCAGTTGACAACTCTGCCTCCCGCCGGAAAAAAGTAGCTGCCTATCGCTACATTGTCTGCAAATCTGCTCCCGTCTAG